The Streptomyces laurentii genome contains a region encoding:
- a CDS encoding long-chain-fatty-acid--CoA ligase (Adenylate forming domain, Class I; cl17068;~Bacterial Bile acid CoA ligases and similar proteins; cd05929;~Long-chain-fatty-acid--CoA ligase [Streptomyces venezuelae ATCC10712];~acyl-CoA synthetase; Validated;~acyl-activating enzyme (AAE) consensus motif;~identified by MetaGeneAnnotator; putative;~putative AMP binding site [chemical binding];~putative CoA binding site [chemical binding];~putative active site [active]) — protein MERELLSRTVDGVLRRSAQRVPDRIAVRYGDRTWTYAELDAAVSTGASLLYEAGQWTGLQEGDRVATYAHNSDAYLIAFLACARAGLVHVPVNHHLTGEDLDYILRQSGTALVLADPDLAGRVPDDIPVRALRDTEDSFLTALAEPDPYQAERDARDLVQLLYTSGTTALPKGAMMTHRALVHEYASAIDALDLREDDRPVHSLPLYHSAQMHVFLLPYLAVGAENTIVDGPDPAVLLDLVASGRCDSLFAPPTVWIGLSRHPEFATRDLSALRKAYYGASIMPVPVLEQLRDRLPELRFYNCFGQSEIGPLATVLGPDEHEGRMDSCGRPVRHVEAKVVDENGEDVPDGTAGEVVYRSPQLCAGYWEKREETKEAFRGGWFRSGDLAVRDADGYFTVVDRVKDVINSGGVLVASRQVEDALYTHPAVAETAVVGLPDERWIEAVTAFVVPCAEVTEAELLAHARERLAGFKAPKRVILVDGLPRNASGKILKRELRERFGDR, from the coding sequence ATGGAACGAGAGCTGCTGTCCCGCACCGTCGACGGCGTGCTGCGCCGCAGCGCCCAGCGCGTCCCCGACCGGATCGCCGTCCGTTACGGCGACCGGACCTGGACCTACGCCGAGCTGGACGCCGCCGTCTCGACCGGGGCGTCGCTGCTGTACGAGGCCGGGCAGTGGACGGGGCTCCAGGAGGGCGACCGGGTCGCGACATACGCCCACAACTCCGACGCCTACCTGATCGCGTTCCTGGCCTGTGCCCGCGCGGGCCTGGTGCACGTGCCGGTCAATCATCACCTCACCGGCGAGGACCTCGACTACATCCTGCGCCAGTCGGGTACCGCGCTGGTCCTCGCCGACCCGGACCTGGCCGGCCGGGTCCCGGACGACATCCCCGTACGGGCCCTGCGGGACACCGAGGACTCGTTCCTCACGGCGCTCGCCGAGCCCGACCCGTACCAGGCGGAGCGCGACGCCCGCGACCTCGTTCAGCTGCTCTACACCTCGGGCACCACCGCCCTGCCCAAGGGCGCGATGATGACCCACCGCGCCCTCGTGCACGAGTACGCCAGCGCGATCGACGCCCTCGACCTGCGCGAGGACGACCGTCCGGTGCACTCGCTGCCGCTCTACCACTCGGCGCAGATGCACGTCTTCCTGCTGCCCTACCTCGCGGTGGGCGCCGAGAACACCATCGTCGACGGGCCCGACCCGGCCGTCCTCCTCGACCTCGTCGCCTCCGGGCGCTGCGACAGCCTGTTCGCGCCGCCGACGGTGTGGATCGGTCTCTCCCGGCACCCCGAGTTCGCCACCCGCGACCTGTCGGCGCTGCGCAAGGCGTACTACGGCGCCTCGATCATGCCCGTCCCGGTCCTGGAGCAACTGCGCGACCGGCTGCCGGAGCTGCGCTTCTACAACTGCTTCGGCCAGTCGGAGATCGGGCCGCTGGCCACCGTCCTCGGGCCCGACGAGCACGAGGGACGGATGGACTCCTGCGGCCGTCCCGTCCGCCATGTCGAGGCGAAGGTCGTCGACGAGAACGGCGAGGACGTCCCGGACGGAACCGCCGGTGAAGTCGTCTACCGCAGCCCGCAGTTGTGCGCCGGCTACTGGGAAAAGCGGGAGGAGACCAAGGAGGCGTTCCGGGGCGGCTGGTTCCGCTCCGGCGACCTCGCGGTGCGCGACGCCGACGGCTACTTCACGGTCGTCGACCGGGTGAAGGACGTCATCAACTCCGGTGGCGTGCTGGTCGCTTCCCGTCAGGTCGAGGACGCCCTCTACACCCACCCGGCGGTCGCCGAGACCGCCGTCGTCGGCCTGCCCGACGAGCGCTGGATCGAGGCCGTCACCGCCTTCGTCGTCCCGTGCGCCGAGGTCACCGAGGCCGAACTCCTCGCCCACGCCCGCGAGAGGCTCGCGGGCTTCAAGGCGCCGAAGCGGGTGATCCTGGTCGACGGGCTGCCCCGCAACGCCAGCGGCAAGATCCTCAAGCGCGAGCTGCGGGAGCGGTTCGGCGACCGTTGA
- a CDS encoding hypothetical protein (identified by MetaGeneAnnotator; putative;~sequence version:1) — protein sequence MTVRPCRCAPHRQGLAPLGRRRVAAYAKRAGLVVIAVRHVVGPAFEPVKVSLGSWSHPEPAVLKFAGVPLYGGFLYAAAGSYVCRAWHLLGLEPVRYRPRAMALVAAAVYADFFTHHWLPDMRWPLVPP from the coding sequence ATGACCGTACGGCCCTGCCGGTGCGCCCCGCATCGGCAGGGCCTCGCGCCCCTCGGCCGCCGACGCGTCGCGGCATATGCCAAGCGAGCGGGACTCGTCGTCATCGCCGTCCGCCATGTCGTCGGGCCGGCCTTCGAGCCGGTGAAGGTGTCCCTCGGCTCGTGGAGTCACCCGGAGCCGGCGGTACTGAAGTTCGCCGGCGTCCCGCTCTACGGCGGTTTCCTCTACGCGGCCGCCGGCAGCTACGTCTGCCGGGCCTGGCATCTGCTCGGCCTCGAACCGGTCCGCTACCGGCCCCGGGCGATGGCGCTGGTGGCCGCGGCCGTCTACGCCGACTTCTTCACCCACCACTGGCTGCCCGACATGCGCTGGCCGCTGGTGCCGCCCTGA
- a CDS encoding phenylacetate-CoA ligase (AMP-binding enzyme; cl15778;~identified by MetaGeneAnnotator; putative;~phenylacetate-CoA ligase [Amycolatopsis mediterranei U32];~phenylacetate-CoA ligase; TIGR02155) has protein sequence MTDLLDAGERLGRDELEALQLERMRASLRHAYDNVAFYRQSFDQAGVRPEDCRTLADLARFPFTTKIDLREHYPYGMFAVDQSEIRRLHASSGTTGRPTVVGYTRRDLDTWADMVARSLRAAGARPGHKVHVAYGYGLFTGGLGAHYGAERLGCTVIPASGGMTARQVQLISDLRPEIIMVTPSYMLTLLDEFERQGVDPRGTSLKVGVFGAEPWTEEMRREIEERFAIDAVDIYGLSEVMGPGVAQECVETKDGLHIWEDHFYPEIVDPITGEVLPDGEQGELVFTSLTKEAMPVIRYRTRDLTRLLPGTARAFRRMEKVTGRSDDMIILRGVNLFPTAVEEIVLRTPAVAPHFQLRLTREDRLDALTVRVEARPEATPDQRAEAARVITAAVKDGIGVSVRVEVVDPETLERSVGKIKRIVDLRGKG, from the coding sequence ATGACTGACCTGCTGGACGCGGGCGAGCGGCTCGGACGCGACGAGCTGGAGGCGCTCCAGCTGGAGCGGATGCGCGCGAGTCTGCGGCACGCCTATGACAACGTGGCGTTCTACCGGCAGTCCTTCGACCAGGCGGGAGTACGGCCCGAGGACTGCCGCACCCTCGCCGACCTGGCCCGTTTCCCCTTCACCACCAAGATCGACCTGCGCGAGCACTATCCGTACGGGATGTTCGCGGTCGACCAGTCCGAGATCCGCAGGCTGCACGCCTCCAGCGGTACGACCGGACGTCCCACGGTGGTCGGTTACACCCGGCGGGACCTGGACACCTGGGCCGACATGGTGGCGCGCTCGCTGCGCGCGGCCGGCGCCCGGCCCGGTCACAAAGTGCACGTGGCGTACGGCTACGGCCTGTTCACCGGCGGACTCGGCGCGCACTACGGGGCCGAGCGGCTGGGCTGTACCGTCATCCCGGCCTCCGGCGGCATGACCGCCCGCCAGGTCCAGCTGATCTCGGACCTGCGGCCCGAGATCATCATGGTGACGCCCTCGTACATGCTCACCCTGCTCGACGAGTTCGAGCGCCAGGGCGTCGACCCGCGCGGCACCTCCCTCAAGGTCGGGGTCTTCGGCGCCGAGCCGTGGACCGAGGAGATGCGCCGGGAGATCGAGGAGCGCTTCGCGATCGACGCGGTCGACATATACGGCCTGTCCGAGGTGATGGGCCCGGGCGTGGCGCAGGAGTGCGTGGAGACCAAGGACGGCCTGCACATCTGGGAGGACCACTTCTACCCGGAGATCGTGGACCCGATCACCGGCGAGGTGCTGCCGGACGGGGAGCAGGGCGAGCTGGTCTTCACCTCCCTGACCAAGGAGGCGATGCCGGTGATCCGGTACCGCACCCGCGACCTGACCCGGCTGCTGCCCGGCACCGCGCGCGCCTTCCGCCGGATGGAGAAGGTCACCGGCCGCAGCGACGACATGATCATCCTGCGCGGGGTGAACCTCTTCCCGACCGCGGTCGAGGAGATCGTGCTCCGTACCCCCGCCGTCGCCCCGCACTTCCAGCTCCGCCTCACCCGCGAGGACCGGCTCGACGCCCTGACCGTACGCGTCGAGGCGCGCCCCGAGGCGACGCCCGACCAGCGCGCGGAGGCGGCCCGGGTCATCACCGCGGCGGTCAAGGACGGCATCGGGGTCTCGGTGCGGGTCGAGGTGGTCGACCCGGAGACCCTGGAGCGGAGCGTGGGCAAGATCAAGCGGATCGTGGATCTGCGCGGGAAGGGATGA
- a CDS encoding enoyl-[acyl-carrier-protein] reductase (2-Nitropropane dioxygenase (NPD), one of the nitroalkane oxidizing enzyme families, catalyzes oxidative denitrification of nitroalkanes to their corresponding carbonyl compounds and nitrites. NDP isa member of the NAD(P)H-dependent flavin oxidoreductase...; cd04730;~Enoyl-[acyl-carrier-protein] reductase [Streptomyces venezuelae ATCC10712];~FMN binding site [chemical binding];~Nitronate monooxygenase; pfam03060;~identified by MetaGeneAnnotator; putative;~putative catalytic residue [active];~substrate binding site [chemical binding]) — MQTELSRTLGIEHALFGFTPFPAVAAAITRAGGLGVLGAVRYTAPDDLARDLDWMQAHTDGLPYGLDVVMPAKKVDGVTEADVEAMIPEGHRAFVRDTLAKHDVPDLPEGEASGWRITGWMEQVARGQLDVAFHYPIKLLANALGSPPPDVVARAHEHGVLVAALAGSARHARHHAAAGIDIVVAQGYEAGGHTGEIATMVLTPEVVDAVAPLPVLAAGGIGSGAQIAAGLALGAQGVWLGSLWLTTTEAELHSRALTAKLLAAGSGDTVRSRALTGKPARQLRTAWTDAWDDPAGPGPLPMPLQGLLVAEAVSRIQKYEVAPLLGTPVGQIVGRMTSERSVQQVVDDLTRGFEQAVDRIDRIAGRSAR; from the coding sequence ATGCAGACGGAGCTGAGCCGGACCCTCGGGATCGAGCACGCCCTCTTCGGCTTCACGCCGTTCCCCGCGGTGGCCGCGGCGATCACCAGAGCCGGCGGACTCGGCGTCCTCGGCGCGGTCCGCTACACCGCACCCGACGACCTGGCCCGCGACCTCGACTGGATGCAGGCGCACACCGACGGGCTGCCCTACGGACTCGACGTCGTCATGCCCGCCAAGAAGGTCGACGGGGTGACCGAGGCCGACGTCGAGGCGATGATCCCCGAGGGGCATCGCGCGTTCGTCCGCGACACCCTCGCGAAGCACGACGTCCCCGACCTGCCCGAGGGCGAGGCCTCCGGCTGGCGGATCACCGGCTGGATGGAACAGGTGGCCCGCGGCCAGCTCGACGTCGCCTTCCACTACCCCATCAAGCTCCTCGCCAACGCCCTCGGCTCGCCGCCCCCCGACGTCGTCGCCCGCGCCCACGAGCACGGCGTCCTCGTCGCCGCCCTGGCCGGCAGCGCCCGGCACGCCCGCCATCACGCGGCGGCGGGCATCGACATCGTCGTCGCCCAGGGCTACGAGGCCGGCGGCCACACGGGCGAGATCGCCACCATGGTCCTCACCCCCGAGGTCGTCGACGCCGTCGCCCCGCTGCCCGTCCTCGCCGCCGGCGGCATCGGCAGCGGCGCGCAGATCGCCGCCGGCCTCGCCCTCGGCGCCCAGGGCGTCTGGCTCGGCTCGCTCTGGCTCACCACCACCGAGGCCGAACTCCACTCCCGCGCCCTCACCGCCAAGCTCCTCGCCGCCGGCTCCGGCGACACCGTCCGCTCCCGCGCCCTGACCGGCAAACCCGCCCGTCAGCTGCGCACCGCGTGGACCGACGCCTGGGACGACCCGGCCGGCCCCGGCCCGCTGCCCATGCCGCTCCAGGGTCTGCTCGTCGCCGAGGCCGTCTCCCGGATCCAGAAGTACGAGGTCGCCCCACTGCTCGGCACCCCGGTCGGCCAGATCGTCGGCCGCATGACCTCCGAACGCTCTGTCCAGCAGGTCGTCGACGACCTCACCCGCGGCTTCGAGCAGGCCGTCGACCGGATCGACCGCATCGCCGGAAGGAGCGCACGATGA
- a CDS encoding peptidase S45, penicillin amidase (identified by MetaGeneAnnotator; putative;~sequence version:1) — protein MLLGQGRAPGVPMNPHRLTLDPADPTTYLVDGERERMTPHPVTVAVKGGAPVTRTQWWTRYGPVVDGLDPTLTLPWTATMAYALGDPNAVNLRMSDTALGFARSRSTRELAETPRRTQGLPWVNTIAADSAGHTPLGVWNCTNARWDPAGGGYTEVVAGSSHIQAVGWDGSGCPVARTLLTYSQSDDPGSAHFSDQTRLFSDGRWVTSRYCEKEILSSPALKVVTVGE, from the coding sequence GTGCTCCTCGGCCAGGGGCGCGCCCCCGGTGTGCCGATGAACCCGCACCGGCTCACCCTCGACCCGGCCGACCCGACCACGTATCTGGTGGACGGCGAACGAGAGCGGATGACCCCGCACCCGGTGACGGTCGCGGTCAAGGGCGGCGCCCCGGTGACCCGGACCCAGTGGTGGACCCGGTACGGCCCGGTGGTCGACGGGCTCGACCCCACCCTGACGCTCCCGTGGACGGCGACGATGGCCTACGCGCTCGGCGACCCGAACGCCGTCAACCTGCGGATGTCCGACACCGCGCTGGGCTTCGCGCGGTCCCGCTCCACCCGCGAGCTCGCCGAGACGCCGCGCCGCACCCAGGGCCTGCCGTGGGTGAACACGATCGCCGCCGACTCGGCCGGGCACACCCCACTCGGCGTCTGGAACTGCACGAACGCCCGGTGGGACCCGGCGGGCGGCGGCTATACGGAGGTCGTGGCGGGGTCGAGCCACATCCAGGCGGTCGGCTGGGACGGGAGCGGCTGCCCGGTGGCCCGCACCCTGCTGACGTACTCCCAGTCCGACGACCCGGGCTCGGCGCACTTCAGCGACCAGACCAGGCTGTTCTCGGACGGGCGCTGGGTGACCTCCCGGTACTGCGAGAAGGAAATCCTGAGCTCGCCCGCGCTGAAGGTCGTGACGGTGGGGGAGTGA
- a CDS encoding acyl-CoA synthetase (Adenylate forming domain, Class I; cl17068;~Bacterial Bile acid CoA ligases and similar proteins; cd05929;~acyl-CoA synthetase [Streptomyces cattleya NRRL 8057= DSM46488];~identified by MetaGeneAnnotator; putative;~long-chain-fatty-acid--CoA ligase; Validated;~putative AMP binding site [chemical binding];~putative CoA binding site [chemical binding];~putative active site [active]) encodes MNQGPTRPDIEGLPGFWAQAAADPGRIVLVAPDGTRWSAGRLLADAHRLVHGLRAAGLERGDAFAVVLPNGPAFLTAYLAAAEAGFYLVPVNHHLVGPEIAWIVADSGARVLLAHERFAEAATGAADEAGLAPAGRFAVGGIPGFRPYAELLDGYSADTPADRTLGWVMNYTSGTTGRPRGIRRPLPGVPPEETHLGGFLGMFGIRPFDGNVHLVCSPLYHTAVLQFAAAALHLGHPLVVMDKWTPEEMLRLIDSHGCTHTHMVPTQFHRLLALPEEIRRRYDVSSMRHALHGAAPCPEHVKRAMIEWWGPCVEEYYAASEGGGTFATAEDWLKKPGTVGRAWPISELAVFDDDGNRLPPGRLGTVYMTMRSGGFRYHKDEAKTARSRIGDFFTVGDLGVLDEDGFLFLRDRKIDMIISGGVNIYPAEIEAALLAHPAVADAAVFGIPHPDWGEEVKAVVEPAEGHAPGPDLAAALLDHCTGRLASYKHPRSVDFIAVMPRDPNGKLYKRRLRASYGEAREGKG; translated from the coding sequence ATGAACCAGGGTCCGACGCGTCCGGACATCGAAGGACTCCCGGGGTTCTGGGCCCAGGCCGCCGCCGACCCCGGCCGTATCGTCCTCGTCGCGCCCGACGGTACGCGGTGGTCCGCCGGCCGGCTGCTCGCCGACGCCCACCGGCTGGTGCACGGACTGCGTGCCGCCGGACTGGAGCGCGGCGACGCCTTCGCCGTCGTGCTGCCCAACGGCCCCGCCTTCCTCACCGCCTATCTGGCCGCCGCCGAGGCCGGGTTCTATCTGGTGCCGGTCAACCACCATCTGGTCGGCCCCGAGATCGCCTGGATCGTCGCCGACTCCGGCGCCCGGGTGCTGCTCGCCCACGAGCGCTTCGCCGAGGCCGCCACCGGCGCCGCCGACGAGGCGGGCCTCGCGCCCGCCGGGCGGTTCGCGGTCGGCGGGATCCCCGGCTTCCGCCCGTACGCCGAACTCCTCGACGGGTACTCCGCGGACACTCCCGCGGACCGCACCCTCGGCTGGGTCATGAACTACACCTCCGGTACCACCGGCCGCCCCCGCGGCATCCGCCGCCCGCTGCCCGGCGTGCCGCCCGAGGAGACCCATCTGGGCGGATTCCTCGGCATGTTCGGCATCCGGCCCTTCGACGGCAACGTCCATCTGGTGTGCTCGCCGCTCTACCACACCGCCGTCCTCCAGTTCGCGGCCGCCGCCCTGCACCTCGGCCATCCGCTTGTCGTCATGGACAAGTGGACCCCGGAGGAGATGCTGCGGCTCATCGACAGCCATGGCTGCACTCACACCCACATGGTCCCCACCCAGTTCCACCGGCTGCTCGCACTGCCCGAGGAGATCCGCCGGCGGTACGACGTCTCCTCGATGCGCCATGCCCTGCACGGTGCCGCGCCCTGCCCCGAGCATGTCAAGCGGGCCATGATCGAGTGGTGGGGGCCGTGCGTCGAGGAGTACTACGCGGCGAGCGAGGGCGGCGGGACGTTCGCCACCGCCGAGGACTGGCTGAAGAAGCCCGGCACGGTCGGCCGCGCCTGGCCCATCAGTGAACTCGCCGTCTTCGACGACGACGGGAACCGGCTGCCGCCCGGCCGGCTCGGCACCGTCTACATGACGATGCGCAGCGGCGGCTTCCGCTATCACAAGGACGAGGCCAAGACCGCGCGCAGCCGCATCGGCGACTTCTTCACCGTCGGCGACCTCGGCGTCCTGGACGAGGACGGCTTCCTCTTCCTGCGCGACCGGAAGATCGACATGATCATCTCCGGGGGCGTCAACATCTACCCCGCCGAGATCGAGGCCGCGCTCCTCGCCCATCCCGCCGTCGCCGACGCCGCCGTCTTCGGTATCCCGCACCCCGACTGGGGTGAGGAGGTCAAGGCAGTCGTCGAACCGGCCGAGGGGCATGCCCCGGGTCCGGACCTCGCCGCCGCGCTCCTCGACCACTGCACGGGCCGGCTGGCCTCGTACAAGCATCCGCGATCGGTCGACTTCATCGCCGTGATGCCCCGTGACCCCAACGGCAAGTTGTACAAGCGACGTCTGCGCGCGTCGTACGGGGAGGCCCGCGAAGGGAAGGGATGA
- a CDS encoding Ca2+/H+ antiporter (Ca2+/H+ antiporter [Amycolatopsis mediterranei U32];~Ca2+/H+ antiporter [Inorganicion transport and metabolism]; COG0387;~Sodium/calcium exchanger protein; pfam01699;~identified by MetaGeneAnnotator; putative), whose amino-acid sequence MSSTTAGLTRQWTTWGPVVAAIGLALGWGRDHLPGFAVALIVLCLIAAVLSAVHHAEVIALRVGEPYGSLVLAVAVTVIEVGLIVTLMIGGGDKATSYARDTVFAAVMITCNGIVGLALLVAALRNRTAVFHAEGTGGELAVVCTLTTMTLVLPTFTTSHPGPEFSAAQLGFAAVASLCLYGVFVAVQTVRHRDYFLPVTRPGQQIDDEHAQPPSFRMAWISLGLLLLALVAVVGNAKLVSPTIEDAVASAGLPKAVVGVVIAMMVLLPETLAAVRAARRDRMQTSMNLAYGSAIASIGLTIPVIALASIWLDGPLILGLGPLHMVLFVLTAVVSALTVVPGRATLLQGSVHLSIFAAFVFLSFSP is encoded by the coding sequence ATGAGTTCGACTACCGCAGGACTGACACGACAGTGGACCACCTGGGGACCGGTCGTCGCGGCCATCGGCCTCGCCCTCGGATGGGGGCGCGACCACCTTCCCGGCTTCGCCGTGGCGCTCATCGTGCTCTGTCTCATCGCCGCCGTCCTCTCGGCCGTCCACCACGCCGAGGTCATCGCGCTGCGGGTCGGCGAACCCTACGGCTCACTCGTGCTCGCCGTGGCCGTCACCGTCATCGAGGTCGGACTGATCGTCACCCTCATGATCGGCGGCGGCGACAAGGCCACCAGCTACGCCCGGGACACCGTCTTCGCCGCCGTCATGATCACCTGCAACGGCATCGTCGGCCTCGCCCTCCTGGTCGCCGCCCTGCGCAACCGGACCGCCGTCTTCCATGCCGAGGGCACCGGCGGCGAACTCGCCGTCGTCTGCACCCTCACCACCATGACCCTGGTCCTGCCGACCTTCACCACCAGCCACCCCGGCCCCGAGTTCTCCGCCGCGCAGCTGGGCTTCGCCGCCGTCGCCTCGCTCTGTCTGTACGGGGTGTTCGTCGCCGTCCAGACCGTCCGGCACCGCGACTACTTCCTGCCCGTGACCCGCCCGGGCCAGCAGATCGACGACGAGCACGCCCAGCCGCCGAGTTTCCGGATGGCGTGGATCAGCCTCGGTCTGCTCCTGCTCGCCCTCGTCGCCGTCGTCGGCAACGCCAAGCTCGTCTCGCCCACCATCGAGGACGCCGTCGCCTCGGCGGGACTGCCCAAGGCCGTCGTCGGCGTCGTCATCGCCATGATGGTGCTGCTCCCCGAGACCCTCGCCGCCGTGCGGGCGGCCCGCCGCGACCGGATGCAGACCAGCATGAACCTGGCCTACGGCTCCGCCATCGCCAGCATCGGCCTCACCATCCCGGTGATCGCGCTGGCCTCGATCTGGCTGGACGGGCCCCTGATCCTCGGTCTGGGACCCCTCCATATGGTGCTGTTCGTGCTCACGGCCGTGGTGAGCGCCCTGACGGTGGTGCCCGGCCGGGCCACCCTGCTCCAGGGCAGCGTCCACCTCTCGATCTTCGCGGCCTTCGTGTTCCTGTCGTTCAGCCCGTGA
- a CDS encoding GTP-binding protein obg (identified by MetaGeneAnnotator; putative;~sequence version:1): protein MPPRAPDHAAPARPAGPIPVPAKKHAPTSCQTPGAGGFTDPEKIYRMIGRPFYDGCDRGGTDVRRGSGA, encoded by the coding sequence GTGCCGCCCCGCGCGCCTGACCACGCCGCCCCCGCGCGTCCGGCCGGCCCGATCCCCGTACCAGCGAAAAAACATGCCCCCACCTCTTGCCAAACCCCCGGGGCGGGCGGTTTTACTGACCCCGAAAAGATCTACCGAATGATCGGTCGTCCGTTTTACGACGGGTGCGACCGCGGTGGTACGGACGTGAGGCGAGGGAGTGGCGCATGA